The sequence below is a genomic window from Coffea arabica cultivar ET-39 chromosome 4c, Coffea Arabica ET-39 HiFi, whole genome shotgun sequence.
TGCATTGAGATTGAAAGAAAAGCACTGATCAAGTTCAAAGAAGGGCTAACTGATCCTTCTAATTTTCTATCATCTTGGACTGGTGATAACTGCTGTTCATGGAAGGGCATAAGTTGCAGCAATGAAACAGGCCATGTGGTGAAGATTGAACTCCAGAACTATGAATGTTTCAATGATGCTGGAAACTACTATGGAAGCAACCAAAACGCATCGTGTCTTGGCGGCCAGATAAGTACATCTTTGCTTGATTTGAAATACTTGGATCACCTTGATCTGAGCTTGAACAGTTTCCAAATTCCGATCCCAGAATTCTTGGGTTCACTTGGAATGTTGAGTTACCTGAATCTGTCGCTTGCAGCATTCACTGGAATGATACCTCAACATCTTGGAAACTTGTCGAATTTGCGCTATCTTGATCTGAGCTCTGATTCTTCCCTGCAGTCTAATGATTTGTATTGGCTCTCTAGTCTGACTTCTCTGGAGTACCTTAATATGGAAAGTGTCAACTTAAGTTTGGCTTCAACTCATTGGCTGCAAGTTCTCAATCCCATTCCTTCTTTGTCAGAAGTACACTTGGTTTCTTGCGAACTTCAGAACCTGCCTCAATCTCTACACACTGTCAATTTTACTTCCCTCTCTGTCCTAGAGCTCACAGGAAACAGATTCAAGTCACCAATCCCTCGGTGGTTTTCTAACCTCAGCACCCTGGTTCAGCTTGACTTAACAATGAGTGAGATCACAGGAGATGTAAGTGCAGTTATTGGAGACCTAACCACGTGCTGCAAGAATAGCTTAGAGGAGCTGATCTTGGCAGGTAATCAAATAAGTGGACACATACCTCATTCTCTTGGGCTCCTTAAGAAACTAAAATTCCTTGATCTTCTTCTTAACTTCATTTCTGGTCCAATTCCGGAGACTGTTGGAAACTTGACCAATTTGGAGTCGTTGGATCTATCTTACAATCaaatgaatggctcattgcctGAAAGCATCAAAATGCTCACAAAATTAGCCTCGTTAGGTCTGTTGCAGAATAGTTGGCAAGGGATCCTATCCGAAAATCAACTTCAAAGTCTCGGAAAACTAGAATATTTCACCATCTCATCttcaaacaaaagtttcacGATAAATGTGAGTTACAATTGGGTTCCTCCTTTTAGTCTTAAAGACATTGAAATCAATGACTGCCTATTGGGTCCTAAATTTCCAGCATGGCTGAAGACTCAGAAGCAGCTCTCAACAGTCATCCTTACTAATGTGGGCATTTCAGAGGCAATATCTGATTGGCTTTGGGGATTGAGTCAACTTCGCTGGTGTGACCTGTCCAATAACCAAATCACAGGAAGTTTTCTCCCTTCACTTGAATATCCTTCGCCTGCACTCCAGAAATCAACCTTTAATCGCTCAAATAGTTCTTTTACATCCTGGCATAAGCTATATAATCTAAATT
It includes:
- the LOC113740659 gene encoding receptor-like protein EIX2 codes for the protein MEGKFFSLIFLCLFPAISTLEANDVEANKGCIEIERKALIKFKEGLTDPSNFLSSWTGDNCCSWKGISCSNETGHVVKIELQNYECFNDAGNYYGSNQNASCLGGQISTSLLDLKYLDHLDLSLNSFQIPIPEFLGSLGMLSYLNLSLAAFTGMIPQHLGNLSNLRYLDLSSDSSLQSNDLYWLSSLTSLEYLNMESVNLSLASTHWLQVLNPIPSLSEVHLVSCELQNLPQSLHTVNFTSLSVLELTGNRFKSPIPRWFSNLSTLVQLDLTMSEITGDVSAVIGDLTTCCKNSLEELILAGNQISGHIPHSLGLLKKLKFLDLLLNFISGPIPETVGNLTNLESLDLSYNQMNGSLPESIKMLTKLASLGLLQNSWQGILSENQLQSLGKLEYFTISSSNKSFTINVSYNWVPPFSLKDIEINDCLLGPKFPAWLKTQKQLSTVILTNVGISEAISDWLWGLSQLRWCDLSNNQITGSFLPSLEYPSPALQKSTFNRSNSSFTSWHKLYNLNLAGNLLSGPIPANIGQVLASVSMLNLSGNFLDGRIPSSIGRMRNLISLDLSNNQLSGRILDNWRHLKKLLVLDLSANHLSGTVPGSIFLLPELQKLKLNDNHLSGDLSNYQINNASILQFLDLGGNRFAGKIPKWLGGSPLALFELRLRANRFSGSIPEEVCNLIYLHILDIAANYLSGSIPACLGQLVHMQIVLPFVPISPISAFKDIAEMDLVVKGRQMRYGKTLELVNILDLSSNNLSGEIPKEITRLLALGTLNLSRNQLTGNIPEEIGNLRLLETLDLSHNHLSGPIPRSMTAMTFLNYMNLSYNNLSGQIPSTNQFQTFNDPSIYEGNVGLCGIPLPSKCDAVSAGDAEDEGRMKGHSVEEDGEDSTKLEFYISMGLGFIFGFWGVFGSLYVYKPWRRG